One region of uncultured Methanolobus sp. genomic DNA includes:
- the rpsB gene encoding 30S ribosomal protein S2 produces the protein MDSIEETTTNEVTTEETTTEVGEEAKTTSLVPIDEYLAAGVHIGTQQKTENMMKFVYRVRTDGLYVLDIQATDERIKLAAAFLANYDPRRILVVSARQYGQFPAKMFAKAIGAKSMVGRFIPGILTNPKIESFFEPDVVIVTDPTGDAQVIKESVNVGVPVVALCDTNNMTSNVDLVIPTNNKGRKALSLVYWLLAREIAKSNDSMFTYELEDFEAGV, from the coding sequence ATGGATTCAATTGAAGAAACTACAACTAATGAAGTTACTACCGAAGAAACAACAACCGAGGTAGGGGAAGAAGCAAAAACAACATCTCTTGTACCTATTGACGAGTACCTTGCAGCAGGTGTACACATAGGTACCCAGCAGAAGACCGAGAACATGATGAAATTCGTGTACCGTGTCAGAACAGACGGTCTTTACGTACTTGACATCCAGGCAACCGATGAAAGGATTAAGCTCGCTGCAGCATTCCTTGCAAACTACGACCCACGGAGAATACTTGTGGTTTCCGCAAGACAGTATGGTCAATTCCCTGCAAAGATGTTCGCAAAGGCAATCGGTGCAAAGTCGATGGTCGGAAGATTCATACCTGGAATTCTCACAAACCCTAAGATTGAAAGTTTCTTCGAGCCTGATGTGGTAATTGTAACCGATCCAACTGGTGATGCACAGGTCATCAAGGAATCCGTAAATGTCGGTGTACCTGTTGTTGCACTCTGTGACACTAACAACATGACATCAAACGTTGACCTTGTAATCCCAACCAACAACAAAGGTAGAAAGGCACTTTCCCTTGTATACTGGCTGCTGGCAAGAGAGATCGCAAAGTCAAACGATTCAATGTTCACTTACGAACTTGAAGACTTTGAAGCAGGAGTCTGA
- a CDS encoding DNA-directed RNA polymerase subunit K, translating into MTTENYTRYEKARIVGARALQISMGAPVLIDDPSMNSLFLAKKEFELRVIPITVKRD; encoded by the coding sequence TTGACTACTGAAAACTACACCAGATATGAAAAGGCAAGAATCGTTGGTGCGCGAGCACTTCAGATTTCTATGGGAGCCCCGGTGCTCATCGATGATCCAAGCATGAACTCATTATTCCTTGCTAAGAAAGAATTTGAACTTAGGGTTATCCCAATTACTGTTAAAAGAGACTGA
- a CDS encoding DNA-directed RNA polymerase subunit N: MLPVRCFSCGKVVSNVWEEYKQRVAEGEDPADVLDDLGVVRYCCRRMILSHVELVDTLAPYQ; the protein is encoded by the coding sequence ATGTTACCAGTTCGATGTTTCAGCTGTGGAAAAGTTGTCTCAAACGTTTGGGAAGAATACAAACAGCGTGTTGCTGAAGGTGAAGACCCGGCTGATGTACTGGATGACCTTGGGGTTGTCCGCTACTGCTGCAGAAGGATGATCCTTTCACACGTCGAGCTAGTAGATACGCTTGCCCCATACCAGTAA
- a CDS encoding 30S ribosomal protein S9 — protein MTTKVITSSGKKKTSIARATVKKGTGRVRINKKPLEIYDPEFAKLKITEAVMLAGEAAESVDVDVTVSGGGIIGQANAARTAIARGIVDWTNDTALRDTYMAYDRNLLVNDFRQKETKKFGGPGARAKYQKSYR, from the coding sequence ATGACTACTAAAGTTATAACCTCATCAGGTAAAAAGAAGACATCTATTGCACGCGCAACTGTAAAGAAGGGAACCGGAAGAGTGCGCATTAACAAAAAACCACTCGAGATTTACGACCCGGAGTTTGCAAAACTTAAGATCACAGAGGCAGTAATGCTTGCAGGCGAGGCGGCTGAAAGCGTAGATGTAGATGTTACAGTAAGTGGCGGTGGAATCATCGGTCAGGCAAATGCCGCAAGAACTGCAATTGCAAGAGGCATTGTAGACTGGACCAACGACACAGCTCTCAGAGATACTTACATGGCATACGACCGTAATCTCCTGGTTAACGACTTCAGGCAGAAGGAAACCAAGAAGTTTGGTGGACCGGGTGCACGTGCCAAATACCAGAAATCATACAGGTAG
- a CDS encoding 50S ribosomal protein L13 yields the protein MTIIDAEGLILGRLASTVAKKLLAGEKVDIVNAEKAVISGSKYTTMREYDETLRRGKPEFGPYFPKRPDRILKRTVRGMLPYKRARGRAAMNNLKVHVGIPMELENKECVKIEEANMDRLSSNKYLKLGDLSKKLGAKF from the coding sequence ATGACAATTATCGATGCAGAAGGACTTATTCTTGGAAGGCTTGCAAGCACCGTTGCAAAAAAACTGCTTGCCGGTGAGAAGGTAGATATCGTAAATGCTGAGAAGGCAGTAATCTCCGGTTCAAAGTACACCACAATGAGAGAGTACGATGAGACCCTGAGAAGAGGAAAGCCTGAATTTGGTCCTTATTTCCCAAAGAGACCAGACCGCATTCTAAAAAGAACAGTAAGAGGTATGCTCCCTTACAAACGTGCAAGAGGAAGAGCAGCAATGAACAACCTTAAGGTCCATGTGGGAATCCCAATGGAACTGGAAAACAAGGAATGCGTAAAGATCGAAGAAGCAAACATGGACCGCCTTAGTTCAAACAAGTACCTCAAACTTGGCGACCTCAGTAAGAAACTCGGTGCTAAGTTCTAA
- a CDS encoding 50S ribosomal protein L18e, protein MSKTTNVKIQRKTNPRTPVLIAALKEGARQNEVAIWRDVAEKLERPGRNYAQVNLSKINRYAKDGETVIIAGKVLGAGILEKAVTVAAYNFSATAMGKIAEVGGKCLTIEQIMEENPKGSGIKILQ, encoded by the coding sequence ATGAGCAAGACTACAAACGTAAAAATCCAAAGAAAGACAAACCCTCGCACTCCTGTGCTCATCGCAGCACTGAAGGAAGGGGCACGCCAGAACGAAGTCGCTATCTGGAGAGATGTGGCTGAGAAGCTGGAAAGACCTGGCAGGAACTATGCGCAGGTAAACCTCAGTAAGATCAACAGGTACGCAAAGGATGGAGAAACTGTCATCATTGCAGGAAAAGTACTTGGAGCAGGAATCCTTGAGAAAGCAGTCACAGTTGCAGCATACAATTTCAGTGCAACGGCAATGGGAAAGATCGCAGAGGTTGGCGGCAAATGCCTGACCATCGAGCAGATCATGGAAGAAAATCCAAAGGGATCAGGTATCAAGATCTTGCAGTAG
- a CDS encoding DUF2240 family protein: MDELMLVAATPYKRNNKKSLSIKDFEFVLSFDLKWMAPDAASRIRDKAIGAQLLRFEGVELVPAFDISKVEIPHGFKPSDSLFQERAIIEDIIAMIVAGCGKNTKDTIVMINKKQEELDDLIDIEIAGLLVARELGCKIDSIYDRVYSKVLGTGEETT; the protein is encoded by the coding sequence ATGGACGAGCTGATGCTTGTTGCAGCAACCCCTTACAAGAGAAATAATAAAAAATCCCTGTCGATTAAGGATTTTGAATTTGTGCTGTCATTTGATCTTAAATGGATGGCACCTGATGCTGCATCCAGGATAAGGGACAAAGCGATAGGGGCGCAGTTGCTCAGGTTTGAAGGTGTGGAATTAGTCCCGGCATTTGATATTTCAAAGGTAGAAATACCGCATGGATTTAAGCCTTCTGATTCACTGTTCCAGGAAAGAGCGATAATAGAAGACATTATTGCTATGATCGTTGCCGGTTGTGGAAAGAATACCAAAGACACTATAGTGATGATCAACAAAAAACAGGAAGAACTCGATGACCTTATAGATATTGAAATTGCCGGCCTGCTTGTTGCAAGGGAACTTGGATGCAAAATTGATTCAATCTATGACCGTGTTTATAGTAAGGTATTAGGGACCGGGGAAGAAACCACATAA
- the serA gene encoding phosphoglycerate dehydrogenase produces MKVLVSDPLSEQGLTILQQHFTVDVITKLSEEELVEKIPEYDALVIRSGTQVTRKVIEAADKLKIVGRAGVGVDNVDVEAATEKGIIVVNAPEGNMLSAAEHTIAMMMALSRNVAQADASLKSKKWERSKFMGVEVNGKTLGVIGLGRIGAEVARRAQGLNMNILAYDPFVSDERAKEMGVKMMSVQEIAKEADFITVHTPLTKDTRNIVDAEEFAMMKSNARVINCARGGIINEEALADALNSGKIAGAAIDVFTSEPPFDGPLLDCKNIIVTPHLGASTAEAQINVAVSVAEEVVSVLNGGTAKNAINIPSVKPELMTMLAPYIQLAETMSNACAQLLGKNYEKIAISYNGDIAEKDIRPVTVAAIKGMLQVALGSAVNYVNAGALAKSRKVEVIESKSETTEEFSSTIKVEVTMDDEKVSIGGTVIGGKGKIISVNGEHVDIVPSGYMIVAKHINKPNVIGPCCLVLGKNNINISGMQVGRAEIGGTTIMVLNVNSEVPEEILKEMRAVEGIIDAKLIKL; encoded by the coding sequence ATGAAAGTACTAGTTAGTGATCCATTATCAGAACAGGGATTAACAATACTTCAGCAGCATTTCACAGTTGATGTCATTACAAAACTTTCCGAAGAGGAACTTGTTGAGAAAATACCGGAATATGACGCACTTGTCATTAGAAGCGGAACACAGGTTACAAGGAAGGTTATCGAGGCTGCGGACAAATTGAAAATCGTTGGAAGAGCTGGTGTAGGTGTTGACAATGTAGATGTGGAAGCAGCCACAGAAAAAGGAATCATTGTTGTTAATGCACCTGAAGGTAACATGCTTTCTGCCGCAGAACATACAATTGCCATGATGATGGCTCTTTCAAGGAACGTGGCACAGGCTGATGCTTCCCTTAAATCTAAAAAATGGGAGCGCAGCAAGTTCATGGGTGTTGAAGTTAACGGAAAAACCCTTGGTGTAATCGGACTTGGCCGTATCGGTGCGGAGGTTGCCAGGAGGGCACAGGGCCTGAACATGAATATTCTTGCATACGATCCTTTTGTCTCAGATGAGAGGGCAAAGGAAATGGGTGTTAAGATGATGTCTGTCCAGGAGATCGCAAAAGAAGCAGATTTCATTACAGTCCACACACCACTTACCAAGGATACGAGAAATATTGTCGATGCCGAAGAATTCGCAATGATGAAGAGCAATGCAAGGGTCATCAACTGCGCACGTGGAGGTATCATCAATGAGGAAGCTCTTGCAGATGCACTGAACAGTGGAAAAATAGCAGGTGCAGCAATCGATGTTTTTACCAGTGAACCTCCTTTTGACGGACCTCTTCTTGACTGCAAGAACATTATAGTTACTCCTCACCTGGGTGCTTCAACCGCAGAAGCACAGATCAATGTGGCTGTTTCAGTTGCTGAGGAAGTTGTTTCAGTTCTTAACGGCGGAACGGCAAAGAATGCAATTAACATACCTTCTGTCAAACCGGAACTTATGACAATGCTTGCTCCTTACATCCAGCTCGCGGAGACGATGAGCAATGCATGTGCGCAACTCCTGGGTAAGAACTATGAGAAGATTGCAATATCATACAACGGTGATATCGCTGAGAAGGACATAAGACCTGTCACAGTGGCTGCAATTAAGGGAATGCTCCAGGTCGCCCTTGGCTCTGCAGTGAACTACGTGAATGCAGGCGCCCTTGCAAAATCAAGGAAAGTAGAAGTTATCGAAAGCAAGTCCGAAACTACTGAAGAATTCAGTTCCACCATCAAGGTAGAAGTTACCATGGATGACGAAAAGGTCTCTATTGGTGGTACTGTAATAGGTGGCAAAGGAAAGATCATTAGTGTCAATGGAGAACATGTGGACATTGTGCCATCGGGCTACATGATCGTGGCAAAACACATTAACAAGCCGAATGTTATCGGACCTTGCTGTTTAGTACTTGGAAAGAATAATATCAATATATCCGGTATGCAGGTAGGAAGAGCTGAAATAGGTGGAACTACTATAATGGTACTTAATGTCAACTCGGAAGTACCTGAGGAAATATTGAAAGAGATGAGAGCAGTTGAAGGAATTATCGATGCCAAGCTCATCAAATTATAG
- a CDS encoding ATP-binding protein: protein MVVSKIEQKRHNAETELLSQLKFEDLVAEISSNFIGKKSEYIDNAIEQSLRKMADFADADRSYLVLFSREPEDNDTVYQWHTNGRDNRKIYNYPGRGFPWWMEMMVSPEIVHISDTSKLPPSASREQSVFQQENIDSVLSIPLQSDGKTIGFLGFDTIERKKQWSQNYVKLMRVVGDIFIDSIGRKKAEQSILKHRERLARAQEISRVGSWEIDLRTKKHFWSEEMYRIMDYSPDEVSIDRDIYFERMHPDDREIFDSSVELALSIPGYKFDVKTRVIRKNGSICILHSLGEVTWDSEGRQVLFQGTTQDITEISLAQEDLQRKNRNLLILQSTAMIAASSMEMEDFLRDILKEINSYVVCSAGSVYLFNPAEHRFDLYSSTGFKDDVVKKLDCLKEDDPLFRMIPDTRSTWITGKVNEIKGCLRWIINKECIGKLVYIPIIAREDLVGVILLLPDQNTIISKYDLNILGNVGRQIGITVENIRLLDETRKAYEELKSLDRMKDEFVANITHELKTPLISIKGYSEVIYEGLLGELEDKQKQCMKIIVSNSERLERLIESLLNMNSLYFEKYHVLSPIYLKDVLENSISSLCMKIDEKNITITKDCPGDMRLVYGNCEFLKYLFVYILDNAIKFSSKDAEVSIVATEDENNVHIKITDHGIGIPEACMDRIFDRFYQVDGSATRIYGGNGLGLYLAKNIIELHSGTIEVESKEGTGTTVHVSLPLFDPEIHETE from the coding sequence ATGGTCGTTTCAAAAATAGAGCAAAAACGCCATAATGCAGAGACTGAACTGCTCTCCCAGTTAAAGTTTGAGGATCTGGTTGCAGAAATATCATCAAATTTCATAGGGAAGAAGTCAGAATATATCGACAATGCCATTGAACAGTCACTAAGGAAAATGGCGGATTTTGCAGATGCCGATCGAAGCTACCTGGTATTATTTTCCCGGGAACCGGAAGATAATGATACGGTATATCAATGGCACACTAATGGCAGGGATAATAGAAAAATTTACAATTATCCTGGTCGTGGTTTCCCCTGGTGGATGGAAATGATGGTGAGTCCTGAAATCGTTCACATTTCTGATACATCAAAACTGCCACCTTCTGCCAGCAGGGAACAAAGCGTATTTCAGCAGGAAAATATTGACTCAGTGCTTTCGATACCCTTGCAGTCCGACGGCAAAACGATAGGTTTTCTCGGATTTGATACAATTGAGCGAAAAAAGCAATGGTCGCAGAACTATGTCAAGCTCATGAGGGTGGTCGGGGATATTTTCATAGACAGTATCGGAAGAAAGAAAGCAGAACAGTCCATTTTAAAACACCGTGAAAGGCTTGCAAGAGCACAGGAGATATCCCGCGTGGGAAGCTGGGAGATCGACCTGCGCACAAAGAAACATTTCTGGTCAGAGGAAATGTATCGGATCATGGATTACTCACCCGATGAGGTCAGTATTGACCGGGATATCTATTTTGAAAGGATGCACCCTGATGACAGGGAAATTTTTGACTCATCTGTAGAACTGGCTCTTTCCATACCCGGATACAAGTTTGATGTTAAAACCCGGGTTATCAGGAAGAACGGAAGTATCTGTATCCTGCATTCTCTTGGGGAAGTCACCTGGGATAGTGAAGGCAGGCAGGTTCTGTTCCAGGGGACAACACAGGATATAACAGAAATATCACTTGCACAGGAAGACCTTCAAAGAAAAAACCGCAATCTTCTGATACTTCAGTCCACTGCCATGATCGCTGCAAGTTCTATGGAGATGGAAGATTTTCTCAGGGATATCCTGAAAGAGATCAACTCATATGTTGTTTGTTCTGCGGGGTCTGTTTATCTTTTCAACCCTGCTGAGCACAGATTTGATTTATATTCTTCTACAGGTTTCAAGGATGATGTTGTTAAAAAGCTTGACTGTTTAAAGGAAGATGACCCTCTGTTCCGGATGATTCCTGACACTAGAAGTACATGGATTACCGGAAAAGTTAATGAGATTAAAGGATGCCTGAGGTGGATTATTAATAAGGAATGTATTGGGAAATTAGTTTATATTCCTATTATAGCCCGTGAGGACCTTGTAGGTGTCATTTTGCTTCTGCCGGATCAGAATACTATAATCTCAAAATATGATCTGAACATACTGGGTAATGTGGGTCGCCAGATTGGGATCACCGTAGAGAACATACGTCTTCTTGATGAAACCCGTAAAGCCTATGAAGAACTGAAATCCCTTGACCGGATGAAAGATGAGTTTGTTGCTAACATTACCCACGAGCTCAAGACTCCTCTTATATCCATAAAAGGATACAGTGAAGTAATATATGAGGGTCTCCTGGGTGAGCTGGAGGATAAGCAAAAGCAGTGCATGAAGATTATTGTTTCCAATTCGGAACGTCTGGAAAGACTTATCGAATCATTACTTAACATGAATTCTCTTTATTTTGAAAAATACCATGTGCTGTCACCTATATACCTGAAAGACGTCCTTGAAAATTCCATTAGCAGCCTTTGCATGAAAATAGATGAAAAGAACATTACCATCACTAAAGATTGTCCGGGTGACATGCGTCTTGTTTACGGAAACTGTGAATTCCTCAAATACCTCTTTGTTTATATCCTGGATAATGCCATCAAGTTCTCATCAAAGGACGCTGAAGTTTCCATAGTTGCCACTGAGGACGAAAATAATGTCCATATTAAGATAACTGATCATGGTATAGGCATACCGGAGGCGTGTATGGACCGGATATTTGACAGGTTCTACCAGGTGGACGGATCTGCCACCCGTATTTATGGTGGCAACGGTCTTGGCCTGTACCTTGCAAAGAACATTATTGAATTACACTCCGGGACAATAGAAGTGGAAAGTAAGGAAGGGACGGGAACAACGGTGCATGTGTCCCTGCCATTGTTTGATCCTGAAATCCACGAAACTGAATGA
- the alaXM gene encoding alanyl-tRNA editing protein AlaXM, protein MKELYLTDCYLKEFDATVKSVKDDKFVVLDRTAFYPKSGGQPHDTGKLVREDGTEFPVIFAGKFGGDISHEVTNPGLKAGDKVKGIIDWDRRYRFMQYHTACHILSAIIHNETGAMITGNQLGEEKTRVDFNLEDFDREQIDSYESKVNVIIDRNIPVSIDIIPREEAFSIPSVVKLKDAFPPEIEDIRIISIPDVDVQACGGTHIANTGDIPHISIIKAENKGKNNRRVYFKFTDE, encoded by the coding sequence ATGAAAGAATTATACCTTACTGATTGTTACCTGAAAGAGTTTGATGCAACTGTTAAAAGTGTAAAGGACGATAAATTCGTGGTTCTGGACCGGACTGCATTCTATCCAAAATCAGGAGGACAGCCACATGACACTGGAAAACTTGTCAGGGAAGACGGGACAGAGTTTCCGGTAATTTTCGCGGGCAAATTTGGCGGAGATATCAGTCATGAGGTCACAAATCCCGGGCTTAAAGCAGGCGATAAAGTCAAAGGAATCATTGACTGGGACAGAAGATACCGTTTCATGCAGTATCATACTGCCTGCCACATACTGAGTGCTATAATCCACAATGAAACCGGTGCCATGATCACAGGAAACCAGCTTGGAGAAGAGAAGACACGTGTGGATTTCAATCTGGAAGACTTTGACCGTGAGCAAATAGATTCCTACGAAAGCAAGGTCAATGTGATAATCGACCGCAATATCCCTGTGAGCATTGACATAATACCACGTGAAGAAGCTTTCAGCATTCCTTCAGTTGTCAAACTTAAGGATGCATTCCCTCCTGAGATCGAAGATATAAGGATAATCAGTATCCCGGATGTTGATGTGCAGGCATGCGGAGGCACACACATCGCAAATACCGGTGACATTCCACACATATCAATCATAAAGGCCGAAAACAAAGGAAAAAACAACCGGAGAGTATATTTCAAATTTACTGATGAATGA
- the csa3 gene encoding CRISPR-associated CARF protein Csa3 translates to MPDLTLITTLYTLDPVLVCITRLSPTRVIILTEDGAVDKKVQAEQMLETTFGKVIEIQKIITSLYDPVRVAQDVADAIEKEHDWGKQVVINVSGGRKPQAFGALFGAYARSNMVKRVVYVTEEDNVMIEFPILGFNISPTKKAILEHIKQGEKTVSKIALKVGISRGMAYNHIRELKDMGYISDEDGFDITDSGRLAVI, encoded by the coding sequence ATGCCCGATCTAACCCTCATCACAACACTATACACCCTCGACCCCGTACTGGTCTGCATAACACGTCTTTCACCAACCAGAGTGATAATTCTCACAGAAGACGGAGCGGTGGACAAGAAAGTCCAAGCAGAACAGATGCTTGAAACTACTTTTGGGAAAGTTATTGAAATTCAGAAAATAATTACTTCACTATATGACCCTGTAAGGGTTGCTCAGGATGTAGCTGATGCCATTGAAAAGGAGCATGATTGGGGAAAGCAAGTGGTCATCAACGTGTCTGGGGGAAGGAAACCTCAGGCTTTCGGGGCGCTGTTTGGGGCCTATGCCAGAAGTAACATGGTCAAGAGAGTTGTCTACGTAACCGAAGAAGATAATGTCATGATAGAGTTTCCGATACTGGGATTCAACATATCTCCCACAAAAAAGGCTATTCTTGAACATATAAAACAAGGTGAGAAGACAGTAAGTAAAATTGCCTTAAAGGTCGGAATCTCCAGGGGTATGGCCTACAATCATATCAGGGAACTGAAAGATATGGGTTATATCTCAGATGAGGATGGATTTGACATCACCGATTCAGGGAGACTTGCAGTAATTTGA
- the cas3 gene encoding CRISPR-associated helicase/endonuclease Cas3, with translation MYKYWGKAEESSWHPLPYHCMDVAAVADQWWKNSSSIRHSFSHETGLSEEEAHAWMMFFIALHDLGKFDVRFQMKVLDLAKDSYNSNLSKNVRTKDYFHGDEGYKWFVLESADLYFKDVDYKKQRWLQNWFASVAGHHGSIPTNAEPNLPPFVDESITSKDCLARQNWIHGLNHIFLEPAGITFDDIPTKNPPVLLAGFCSVCDWLGSNREYFEFQQNASSLEEYFSSRKEKALKALSDFGLLAHIYTIGGMKALYPNYTPQNIQTLIDRLPVEQSLIIIEADTGSGKTEAALAYASKLLADSLADSIVFALPTQATANAMLERLENVSDKIFGSNDNIILAHGKRDSNAHFRKMIERHKQSVSPQGDLEAGAQCSEWLSSSRKRAFLGQIAVTTVDQVMLSAIRPLKHFFVRSFGIGKGVLIIDEVHAYDAYMYGILEAVIKQQKQAGGSVILLSATLPAYQKQSLCSAWGTNAAIDEKEYPLILQATDNDVHSFALETRDCVQDKIVEIELWKTDDCSIAKDQLERIVKAAEEGAKIGIVCNLVDDAQRYAHLLGEITYVPVDIFHSRYRYCDRMNKEKAVLDNYDKNSSDQGRILVGTQVIEQSLDIDFDWMISFICPIDLLFQRMGRLHRHLKQRPESYNKPLCTVVMPNIGDVDLMEDPKKIYGLHNYVYKNTRVLWRTQCLLEQNDKIHFPEAYRDWIEQVYDKERWDNEPESLTKAHEEYETEEWASKWISKGLTQADTFFMDSEGNANSLTREGKMNLSVIPVMDESGVKHFLDGLPVPKPDDKFDRELLSQNSLGVPDSNFWRSVLPQSQDGLHYLPMMKTDNGWRFDYDGGYLIYTQDRGLQKVKHDEF, from the coding sequence ATGTATAAATACTGGGGCAAGGCCGAAGAATCAAGTTGGCATCCATTGCCTTATCACTGCATGGATGTTGCAGCAGTTGCTGATCAGTGGTGGAAGAACAGTTCAAGTATACGTCATAGTTTTTCCCATGAAACAGGTTTGTCTGAAGAAGAAGCTCATGCATGGATGATGTTCTTCATTGCTCTGCATGATCTTGGCAAATTTGACGTTCGGTTCCAGATGAAGGTTTTGGATTTAGCTAAAGACAGCTACAATTCAAATTTGTCCAAGAACGTAAGAACTAAGGATTATTTTCATGGGGACGAAGGATACAAGTGGTTCGTGCTTGAAAGTGCAGACTTATACTTTAAGGATGTTGATTATAAGAAACAAAGATGGCTACAGAATTGGTTTGCTTCGGTTGCAGGACATCATGGATCAATACCTACAAATGCCGAACCCAATCTTCCTCCGTTTGTTGATGAATCCATAACATCTAAAGATTGTCTTGCTCGCCAAAACTGGATACACGGATTGAATCACATTTTTTTAGAACCTGCAGGGATTACATTTGATGATATTCCTACAAAGAATCCACCAGTACTACTTGCAGGATTTTGTAGTGTTTGTGATTGGTTGGGTTCCAATAGAGAATATTTTGAATTCCAACAGAACGCATCATCATTGGAAGAGTACTTTAGTAGCAGAAAAGAAAAAGCGTTGAAAGCTTTGAGTGACTTTGGTCTTTTAGCTCACATATATACTATTGGTGGGATGAAAGCTCTTTATCCAAATTACACCCCACAAAACATACAAACATTAATCGATAGATTGCCTGTAGAACAGTCTTTAATCATAATTGAAGCTGATACTGGCAGTGGAAAAACGGAAGCTGCTTTGGCTTACGCATCCAAATTATTGGCAGATAGTTTAGCAGACAGTATTGTTTTTGCTTTGCCCACGCAAGCAACAGCAAATGCAATGTTAGAACGACTGGAAAATGTTTCTGATAAAATATTTGGAAGCAATGACAACATTATTCTGGCACATGGTAAACGGGACTCAAATGCACACTTTAGGAAAATGATTGAAAGGCACAAACAATCAGTAAGTCCCCAAGGTGATCTAGAAGCCGGAGCACAGTGTAGTGAATGGTTGTCCTCCAGTAGGAAACGTGCTTTTTTAGGACAAATTGCTGTGACTACTGTTGATCAGGTCATGCTATCGGCAATAAGACCTTTGAAGCATTTCTTTGTTCGGAGTTTTGGGATTGGTAAAGGTGTTTTGATTATTGATGAAGTCCATGCTTATGATGCTTACATGTACGGTATTTTGGAAGCAGTTATCAAGCAGCAAAAACAAGCTGGTGGCAGTGTTATTTTATTGTCTGCAACTCTTCCAGCATATCAAAAGCAATCGCTGTGTAGTGCGTGGGGCACTAATGCAGCGATAGATGAAAAGGAATATCCATTGATTCTACAGGCAACAGATAATGATGTTCATTCATTCGCATTGGAGACTAGGGATTGTGTTCAGGATAAAATTGTTGAAATCGAGTTGTGGAAGACGGATGATTGTTCAATAGCTAAAGATCAACTTGAAAGGATAGTTAAAGCAGCAGAAGAAGGAGCTAAAATCGGCATTGTTTGTAATTTAGTTGATGATGCTCAAAGATATGCACATCTTCTGGGTGAAATTACTTATGTACCTGTTGATATTTTCCACTCAAGATATCGATACTGCGACAGGATGAATAAAGAAAAAGCAGTATTGGACAATTACGATAAAAACAGTTCAGATCAGGGACGTATATTAGTTGGGACACAGGTAATAGAACAATCATTGGATATCGATTTTGATTGGATGATTTCTTTTATATGTCCGATTGATCTGCTGTTTCAACGTATGGGGAGGTTACACAGGCATTTAAAGCAACGTCCAGAGTCCTATAACAAGCCACTATGCACAGTTGTGATGCCAAATATTGGTGATGTAGATTTAATGGAAGATCCAAAGAAAATATACGGTTTGCATAATTATGTCTATAAAAACACCAGAGTTCTTTGGCGCACTCAATGCTTGTTGGAGCAAAATGATAAAATCCATTTTCCAGAAGCATATCGTGATTGGATTGAACAGGTTTATGATAAGGAGAGGTGGGATAATGAACCGGAATCATTAACCAAAGCGCATGAAGAATATGAAACAGAAGAGTGGGCAAGTAAGTGGATCTCAAAAGGATTGACTCAAGCTGATACTTTTTTTATGGATTCAGAAGGCAATGCAAATTCGCTTACACGTGAAGGAAAAATGAATCTAAGTGTTATTCCGGTAATGGACGAAAGTGGAGTTAAACACTTTTTGGACGGCTTGCCTGTTCCCAAGCCAGATGATAAGTTTGATCGTGAGCTCTTGAGCCAAAACAGCCTGGGGGTTCCAGACAGCAATTTTTGGAGGTCCGTTTTACCTCAAAGCCAAGATGGATTGCATTACTTACCTATGATGAAAACAGATAATGGATGGCGTTTTGATTATGATGGCGGTTACTTAATTTATACTCAGGACAGAGGATTGCAGAAGGTGAAACATGACGAGTTTTAA